One genomic segment of Oncorhynchus mykiss isolate Arlee chromosome 10, USDA_OmykA_1.1, whole genome shotgun sequence includes these proteins:
- the LOC118936941 gene encoding CD209 antigen-like protein E isoform X1, translated as MDIDDHIYGNERPIMPCKKDRVGDQHSVSCQWWKRYSGAAAGCLGLLCVLLLAGIIGLFLYQRNQLTSSNTLTEERDQLQTSYNTLTKDGDQLQTSNNSLIKERDQLQNEIERLKQFLVEKVCPEGWKKLGSSCYYVSTEYKSWEKSRQDCRNRGAQLVVIKSQEQQTLVNWLCGVYDYVWIGLTDSVSEGTWKWVDDTPLTTKYWNSGEPDGGGAENCVYFYSWSSDTGEWWDSYCYYKFRWICEK; from the exons ATGGATATTGATGATCATATATACGGAAACGAAAGACCCATCATGCCCTGCAAGAAGGATAGAGTTGGTGATCAACATTCAG TGTCTTGTCAGTGGTGGAAGAGATACTCTGGAGCTGCTGCAGGAtgtctggggctgctgtgtgttctcctactggctgggatcataggcCTGTTTCTCTACC AGAGAAACCAATTGACCAGTTCCAACACCCTGACTGAAGAGAgggaccagctacagaccagttacaacaccctgaccaAAGATGGAGACCAGTTACAGACTAgcaacaacagcctgatcaaagagagagaccagctacagaacgAGATAGAACGTCTGAAACAATTTTTAGTTGAGAAAG TGTGTCCGGAAGGATGGAAGAAGCTTGGTAGCAGTTGTTACTACGTCTCTACTGAGTACAAATCCTGGGAGAAGAGCAGACAGGACTGCAGAAATAGAGGAGCACAGCTGGTGGTCATCAAGAGCCAAgaacaacag ACATTAGTCAATTGGTTATGTGGAGTATATGACTATgtctggattggtctgactgactctgtttcTGAGGGGACCTGGAAATGGGTGGACGACACACCACTGACCACAAA gtattggaacagtggagaGCCTGATGGTGGAGGAGCAGAGAACTGTGTGTATTTCTACTCCTGGTCATCAGACACAGGAGAATGGTGGGACTCTTACTGTTACTATAAATTCAGATGGATCTGTGAGAAATAG
- the LOC118966667 gene encoding CD209 antigen-like protein C: MSCKKDGVGDQRSVWKRRFLAAAVCLGLLCVLLLAGIIGLLLYREFDMFPLKHYSLSVSYNNLTKERDQLQTCNKYGTCPQDWIRSCCSCYYISTNEKTWDGSRNDCQARGANLVIINSREEQALIKAFNKRAWFGLTDIEVEGTWRWVDGTPLTTSYWNKGEPNDFEGEDCALVDNTLKDPVVAWNDVSCNRKNGWICERQLC; encoded by the exons ATGTCCTGCAAGAAGGATGGAGTTGGTGATCAACGTTCAG TGTGGAAGAGACGTTTTCTAGCtgctgcagtgtgtctggggctgttgtgtgttctcctactggctgggatcataggcCTCTTACTCTACCGTGAGTTTGATATGTTCCCACTCAAACATTATTCATTGTCAGTG agctacaacaacctgaccaaagagagagaccagctacagacctgTAATAAATATGGCACATGTCCCCAAGACTGGATAAGGTCTTGCTGCAGTTGTTACTACATCTCCACTAATGAGAAAACGTGGGACGGGAGCAGAAACGACTGTCAGGCGAGAGGAGCAAACCTGGTGATCATCaacagcagagaggaacaggCTTTAATCAAAGCGTTCAACAAAAGAGCCTGGTTTGGTCTGACGGACATAGAAGTTGAGGGAACCTGGAGATGGGTGGACGGCACACCACTGACCACAAGTTACTGGAACAAAGGGGAGCCAAATGATTTCGAAGGAGAAGACTGCGCTTTGGTTGATAACACTCTAAAGGACCCAGTAGTGGCTTGGAATGATGTGTCATGTAACCGCAAGAATGGTTGGATCTGTGAAAGGCAGCTGTGTTAA